The sequence ATGCTAGAAATAGTTATAAAAGGATAATTCTTTGCAAGCTTTGGATAGGGGGGGTGATTAGGCTCTCTAGGGCCAGATAGCTAAAATTTAACCCCTTGGCTACCTTATCGCAAAGGAACTAGAACCGAACTAGGCGCGTGGCCATATTTGCGATATATAATGGTATATAAGCTCTATAATTATgattatagttaattaaactaaatgCAAATTCTCTGGCCGTGATCGTGAGCTTTTGGGGGAGAGGGGATGGGGTCTATCTTAAGATACTAGGCTCGTTTTAAAGTTTTAGGGGCATATTTCATAAAGACCTGCTATACGTTTTAGCCTAATATCATTAACATAGTGTAGTGGGTGGTAGGCTAAAAGCAGCAAAAAGCCAGTCTCCCATTGGGGTTGCATGGATACATATAACTTCTAATCATCTACTAAAACTACGTTTCCATGCTTATGCTTAAATTCTATCTTTAatttcgttcctcaaggctcttCTGGGCAACGCGCTTGCGGGTTGCGTCTCCTGTACTAATCTTGGTCCCCAGAGTATGGAGTCTCATCAGGCAGGCCTTTGTCCACGTGGAGATATATGGGCCACACGTGATGGAAGGCCAATACGACTTGATAGGCCTGGATGGTGAAATCATCCTGCCAAGCGTCTGGGATAAGGTAGCGCAGCCAGGCATGCTCGTCTCGATGGTCATGTGGCCCATGGAGGATCTGCCCCCGCCACGACCTACGACACCACCACTACCAGCTGGATGGGGGATCACGTTAGGTCCCTCAGGAATAAAGTATTTTGTGAACAATGATACATTAACCTCCCACTGGAACCTGCCTGATGATTCCAGTCATCGCAGCCCCGGAACATCCGCAGTTCCACCTTCACCAATACCGTCAACTCCTCATTCAACCACACCGGACCAGGTACCGACGCCACGAAGGGAGTTTAATACCCGTACAGGTTCCAAGAGGTCTCGTGGTTGTGAGATAGGTGACGCAAGGAACTCTTGAGAACTCTGTCAGGAATTAGCGAGACGTATCAAGGAACTGGATGCCGTCACGAAACCAGCAGTCATCGAAATTATGAAGGACATGAAGAAGTGTTCCAGTATCACCCAAGCCCAATCCAGAACGACGATCAAGGCTCTCAAAGGAATGTCCATAGACTCATTCGAAGACGCTATCATGGATTTTCAGGCTGAGATATCTTCCCAGCAGATGGGCACTGAAAAACTCTCGGATCGAGAATCTTCCTCTGGAAACACTAGGGGGCCAGCATCATTCCAGGATGTTATTGGTACCGTTAAAGAGTACAGgcacgaggaggaggcaggTAGTGGTATTTCTGTCGAGGGTCAACACCATGAGCCTGTTGACCCTCCGAGTGATTCGGAGGACTGGGAAGACTGCTCCGATGATGGAGAAAGCATTGTAGAAAAAGAAGATGGCGGTTGTTAGGGACTGTGGAAGCAGGCGCAAGGACGGGTTTGCCTTTCCTGTACTATGTACCGCAGCCACTTAAGTATCTTTTAATAGGTGGGTTTACTGGCTGTAAATTCAAGTTACAAAAGCAAATTCCAATGACGCAACAATCTGGACCCTGCCGTCTGCTACCCGCCGCCCTCGCTGTTTTCCTCTTGAAGGAGAGCCTCAAACTTGGCCCGATCCCAGCCCCGACCCTCGCCATCGCCGGGCCATCCAGCCTCCCTCATCATAGCCACCAGCTCTGCGTGctcgtcctcttcatcaaGCTCGTCCCATTCGTAATTCATCCTCAGGGCCGAGATATTCCACTGGTCCATCCCGATCCACCGCAGTTCTCGAAACCGCTGCTTGCAGAGGGCAAAGAAGTCGGCGGGCCGGTACACGTTGACGCCAGACAATGGGTCCCGCCACATATTGGCCGGGTCATCAGTAAACCTGTCTAATGTGGCGTTGAGCTCGGGCTGGGGCTCGTCGTGCTCGCCATTTGGATCACCCCAGTAGATATAGCCGTCTTCGGTATCAATAACAACGAAGTATCCGTCCCGGCTAACGCTCTTGGCGATGCAGGCGCACGAGGGAGTCAGCGGGGGATCTCTATTAGTGAACGGCTCAGGCTTCACCTCAAGACTCTCATTACGGATCAAGGCGTGGGTGTATTCGCTGCGCCAGTCGACAATACCGGTGTGGTCCATGATGAGCGGCGTGTAGACACCCTGGTTGAACTCCGGGTAGGGTAAGTGGCGGAGCAGTTCCACAACCTGATCGTTCTTCTGGAGGCGGGCTAATGTCTCGTGGTTGATGGATGGCCAGCCCCCTGCAGGTGCGTGTTGGACGGTAACGTCCCAAAATGTGCGAGAGCAGAACTCGTAGTAGTCAGTCAATAGGCGGACAAAATCATCCCGATCAAACGCCATGGCGAAACGAAATTGGTTGAGATGTTGTgggagagagggagggagggagggaggatgaggaggaggaaagatTTTCAGTGCGACAAGCGTCCAAGGGCTTAGTTAAAAAGGGACCATTGTCATTCCATGCTTGGCTACAGGGGCCAGGTCTGTGTACCCGCAGGACAGGGGCAAACGTTGAACACATGACAATGACGGCTGCAGGGTGTGTCCAGGTACAAATTATGCAGCGCCCAACTCTCCAGGCTGGAGGGATTTGAATTGTCATCAAGTTCCTTGACGGAAGCTAATCATTTCTCATCACAATAGGCGCTTGTCTAGACTACTCTATCAATGGTTTCAGGTTTCAACCCCAAAAGTCTCTACTCCCCGGCATCAAGCTGCCCTTCAAGGCCCTGCAACACATGCGTGTGTTCCAGACCAAAGATTACTACAATCCTTCCCGACAGCGGGATTCCACTTGACAAACTGTGCAAGAGTGATCTTGTTGTAGTTCAAGATGCCCTGGCAGGTCGTTGTGGTTCGCACCTCGTGGAACTTGGTGCAACCCTTGACCATTCCCGCCTGGGTGGGTGTGGGTGTGACAATACCGCCAGCGGGCTTGGTTGTGGTCGGGGCCGGTGAAGTTCCCCCGATGACTCCGACACAAGCGTAGCTACCTAGCCAAAGGTTAGAGCAGGCCGAGTTGATGCCAGTGTTCCATTTTTTGAAGTTGGCCATTGTGATCTTGTTGTAATCTATGATGCCCTGACACGTGGTGGTGCTCCCAATGATGTGGAATTTGTTACAGTTGGACACCATGCCGGCTTGTATGGGCGTGGGTGTGGAGATGCCGTTACCGGGCTGGGTCACCGTTGGTTTTGCAGTGGTCGTCGGCTTGGGAGTCGATCCGATCACACCAGCACAAGCATAGGCACCCAACCACAGGTTGGTGCAGGCCTTGTCGACCTCGGGATTCCACTTGAAGAAGTCGACCAACGAGATCCTGTTATAGTCTGCAATGCCCTGGCAAGTTGTCTTCTCCCCGATGATATGAAACTTGTTGCAGTCGTTCACCATGCCGGGCTGAGTAGGAGTCGGGGTGGTGATGCCATTTCCAGGcttggttgttgttgtcgccTTTGTCGTTGTTGGCTTGGGACTGGACCCAATGACGCCGGCACAAGCATAGGCACCTAGCCATAGGTTGGTACAGCCCTTATCAACCTCGGGGTTCCACTTGAAGAAGTCCGCCAATTCAATCTTGTTGTAACTGGCAATGCCCTGGCATGTCGTCTTCTCCCCGATTATGTGGAACTTATTGCAATTATCGACCATCCCCGGCTGCGTGGGCTGGGGCGTCTGGATTCCGTttcctgctgctgttgttgtcacCGTCTTGGCCGTGGTCGTCGGCTTGAAGCCCACGATGCTGACACAGGCGTACGTGTCACCCCAAAGGTTTGTGCATCCGCTGTTGAGACCGTTCCAGGAAACTATGTCAGAGGCGCGTATGCCGTACCTTTTGGCAATTGCGGCGCACGAgtcgccctcctcgacgagatgGAACTTGTTGCAGTTGCTGGCGATACCCTCGTGGACTGGCGCGGGGGTTGTGATGCCGTTGCCCGCGGTTTTGGTCGCCTTGGCAGTGGTAGACGTAGGTGTAAATCCAATAACACTGACGCAGGCGTACGTATCACTCCACAGGTTGGTGCAGCCGCCGTTCAGGCCGTTCCAGGAGATGAGGTTGGCGGTGCTGACGCCGTACTTCTTGGCAATAACAGAGCATGAAtctccctcctcgacgagatgGAAGCTGGCACAGTTATCGACAATGCCGTCGTGAACAGGGTCCGGTGTCTTGATGCCGTTGCTAGCATCTACGGTGGTTGAAGGGGGAGAGGTGATGGCGATCATGCTGGTGGTGACCTTGCTGGTGGTGACCTTGCCGGTGGTGGTCAAAGTTGGGCTTGTTTTGCTTGTAGCGGTCTCCTCGGCCGGGAGCCCAGGCTCATCCCATGCTTCGACGCAATAGCTCCTTCCAGACTCAATACCATCACAGTCTGGGCCGATGGAGGGGTTCTTTGAGTCTCTTGTTAGCGTCGGTAGCCACTAGGATGAACCCCAGGATATGGAAGCTTACCCAGCGACGGAAGTCCTCCAACTCAATCCAGTTCCAATCAAGGAGCTCCTTACAGGTCTGTGAACCATCGTAGTCCGCCCACCATGAGCAGTAGGAGGTAGTGGCATCGTCATGTGGCAGACCAGGCTCATTGCCCTCTCTAGCGTGCAGCGGGAGACTAGCAACATTTGCTACGGCAGCGGCTAGAGCCAGCTGTCTCAGTTTAAGGGCCACCATGATAGCAGCCTAAACACTGAAggcaagaagatgaggaggatagAACTCAAAGGGATGGGGGGGGATGCTGTGAGAGAGACCTGCACTGGGTGGTCTGCAGTATCATCCCGACTGAGCGAGACATGTCAGTTTTTAACTTGCAGTTATATTGATGTCTCAGACAAAAAATGCCGCGGCTCAATCATGCAAGAGTTACGGGAGATTTCCTTTTCTTCCACTAATGCCAAGACCCGAGGTCCGAATCTTCTGAGCCAACATGTTTATCACCTTGCAGGCCGTCCCATTCTGCCCCTTCTCGCCAATGTAGCGTGGGGGTTTAAAGGTCGGCCACTTTGACCACCACTTTGGCGGGAACAAGGCTCTTACGGGCAAGGGGCGCTTTTTTCTTACCAAGGGCATTGGTACCTAGCTAACCTTGCATGGTATGCTTAACACAGCTCTTTGATTTTCATATCTCAGCTTTACAGAGCACAGCTACCATCGTGGGGATATTTCTCGGCCCGGTGTCTACTCTTTAGAAGCAAGGAACCTCGGCACGGAACGTGCCCCAATCCTTATCCCACCCGCTTAACGATATGGTCTGAACCCTGGCACTCCCCCCTCAAGTAGTGTAACGTCGTATAGAACCAACAGCCAAATGAGATTATCTATCAATCTAAAGCCCATCTTCTGATCATGTACCCCTGACCACCGCAATCGTGAAGTCATCCGAGAGACTTGAGCCAGGCAGACGAGAATTTGAGCAGGGTGTATGTGGGTCGAGCTGACCTGATCTACCGCCTGTAGGGGTGGATTTTAAGTTGGGTATATTGACGGGCACTAGCGGGAGGATGATCCGACGAAGCAAGGCAGGCGTACTCCGAGCGGTTCATAGCGAGGCATGTGAGTGCAAATGAGATGAGTGGAGGGATTTAACAACAGATCCTCAGAGATAGAGAGAGTGTATAACAAACTAAGTTGTATGCTCACACGGCGCTTTACCATTCCATGCATCAGACCCAGACTGGCCAAACTACTTGCATAAATCACCGCCAAGATACACCTTTCCCCATCACCTTGGGGCCAGCCTAACCTGTATTGATAGACCGTCCACCCACAATCATCGCCTCACCACCTGTAGACCCAGAGCTTCGCTCTAGCATTTACGCCTGACCGGCATTCTCATCGTGTCCAGACCCCTCTGCAGCGACATGACGGTCATGCCTTCGCCAAAGGCCCGCTTAACGAGCTGGTTCTCTCTTTCCCAGTCCAGGCCCCTCTTCTTCAAAGAAGACGAGCTCACATCACCGCTGTTTATGTCCTTGGCAATGGCCacaatctccttgagcatCGCCGTTCTCTTGGTCCTCTGCACTGACTCGATGGTGGCCACAGAGTCAAACTCTTCAAACTCACCCCCCTGGAAAAAAGGTATGGAGtgcgtcttggccttgcccagCCGCGCGCTGGTAAGCCGGCCGTCGACGAAACTGAGTAGGTCGTTGGCTTGGGAGCTGCGCCGACTGAGGTGCGCAACCTCCATGGCCTCGGTGATCTGCGCCAGGCGGCTGGGCTCGCCGTCCTTGCGCACTTCAGACATGCGGTCGACGAGGCGCTCGATGACGGTGGGATGACCGGGCCTCGACTCGGTGTCCTCGCTGCGCCAGAGGCCGCCGAGGAGCCTTTTGGCATCGTAAACATATTCCTCCCCTGTCTCCCAGCCCCCGATCTCGTCCATGGTCGGGTTCTTCAAGTCGCTGAAATGGCCGGAGACGGAGTCAACGATGTTGAGAcggtcgagatggagaatAAACTGTTCAAAGTCGCAGTCCTTGCAGCCCTTTGCAATTTTGCAATTTGCTCCGTTCTGTTCGTAGTCAGACCGGTACATGTCGTAGAACATGAGGATCTCGTAGGCATTGAGCTCAGCAAGCAACGGCATCGGCGCCAGAGCCAGCACCAGGAGGGCGTGGGCCTTCATTGTTGTCGCCCAGTGTCTGGTAATGATGAAGTTGCGTCGCAGGACGATTGTCTGACTGAAGGAAGGGTATTGATCGAGCAATATCTTACTCAAGGACGGATGAAGGCGGGAAGAAGAATAGAAGATGACTCGAGATGCCCAGCAAGGAAGGCTAATAAACCGGGCAATGTCCAATCCGATGCATTAAGCCGCACGCTGGAGCAACTAGGCGTCCCCACTCGGTAATGTTACTAATGCAAGCATCGTGGTTGACAAGGGAGCATACCTTCAAGGCTCACCCAACAGTAGGTGACAGTCCTAGTGGATAAACTCTTGGGTCTCATGTACTTACAGGCACCCCTGACCAACAAGTAATCAGACAGGTCATCCGGTTCAGGCATGTTACATAATGACCAATCTCCATCACACCGAAGAATACCGACTACCCTCTATCGCAATTTATTCGCCAGGCCACATATCTCTCTTGGCAGTTTATAGTGGCGAGGCCTATCATAACCCGGGCCTTTGCACCATTGGAGTTCCATGCCACTCGGGCCGGAACCCTGGCCCCCTGTCATGTCCTCAAAGCCTTGCGATCTGGCCTTGTTGATATCACAACTCCGACTTGGCACGGCCTGTGCCATGAGACATTAACTCATATGATGTGTCATCGACAACAGACCTAACAATTATCTCACATGCTCACAATGTAATGATAATTAATCGCTCATGAgcttgccatgccatgcgATTTTAAGTGGGCTCGTTCTTGGTTGTCCATAACGCCCAACGCCCCTGCGGAAGCCCGGTATGTTTTCTCGAGACAGGGTCATTggggatattatttagttaagcTCTCCTTCTGGAGCTGGGCGTCATGCTTCTgattcctctcttctcttcattcTCTTAACCTCCTACCTCTTCCCCGGGTGGCTGGCGAGACTTGTCCATGAGGAATTGATATTAcaccctctctctccttctctttcccACTCGCTTCATTCAGTTCTTCATTCGTTATGCCATTTGCACAACCATTTATCAACCCCTCTACCATATTTCATCTGTATATAACGCCACGTTATTCACCACTCACTTGAACAATGTGGTGGCACATCCTTTTAACTGGTGTCGGTCTTTTGTCCGTCACCAAGCCCGTCTCTGGCCAAGACGAGTCCAGTCCTATTAACCCATGCCCTGTACGCTGTGGGATATCGGGGCTAAACCCCCTTAACTGGACATACCTTCACGGTGCCTTGGCCCTCAACCGGTGCGAAGAACCCATGCTCTTCGACATGATGTTGAGCACCCGCCTCGACGATCCTGTGAAGCATGTAACCATCCGAGCCTGCACAGCGTCCGAGAAGCCCACGGTGCAAGCGCCCGACTATAATCCTGTCCCCTTTGTCTTTGGTGCTCCAGAGAAACGGTCGGTGGACGAGGGGAGGAATCACTCAACGTGTGCCACAGACATGCACAAGACACCGAACCAAACAACCTTCTACTACCACGAGTGGCTCACCGACCCCCGCAGCGAGGTCAGTGGCAACATCAACGACACGATACGAGCACTTGACAAGCTCATGAACTACCTTGACACGGCCGACAACTGCAAGCCCAGCGTCATGTTTGCAAAAGCCCGCCAGACCGTCGCGGGCGTCTTTGCCGGGTCCTTGGTAGACAAGCAGAGCGCTTCCCTCGTGGCGAAGCAGCTGGTCAACTCGATCCAAAACAAGGCTGACTATGAGGCTGGGCGGATCGCCATCCAGAACTGTCGAGGCATCCTCCCCACCGTCTGGGGTCTTGGGATAGTTGCCGACCTCCAGGGAAATATGACGGCGGTGCAGGAATCCCTTGCTGGCTGGAATGATGCCAAATGCCTCGAGAGTCCAGATCTGAATGCCGTCTGGA comes from Fusarium falciforme chromosome 11, complete sequence and encodes:
- a CDS encoding Metalloendopeptidase, with product MKAHALLVLALAPMPLLAELNAYEILMFYDMYRSDYEQNGANCKIAKGCKDCDFEQFILHLDRLNIVDSVSGHFSDLKNPTMDEIGGWETGEEYVYDAKRLLGGLWRSEDTESRPGHPTVIERLVDRMSEVRKDGEPSRLAQITEAMEVAHLSRRSSQANDLLSFVDGRLTSARLGKAKTHSIPFFQGGEFEEFDSVATIESVQRTKRTAMLKEIVAIAKDINSGDVSSSSLKKRGLDWERENQLVKRAFGEGMTVMSLQRGLDTMRMPVRRKC